One stretch of Roseimicrobium sp. ORNL1 DNA includes these proteins:
- a CDS encoding exo-alpha-sialidase: protein MVWTAAALASTLLANAIPAAEPVTVVAFGDSTTAPRGNLTVYSAILQEELQNVTIINAGIGGNTTEMARKRFEKDVLAHKPKLVILQFGINDSAVDVWKTPPATEPRVKLERYTENLEYFVKTLKSSGTRVIVMGPNPLRWTELLKKMYGKPPYDPASPDGFNGLLVKYNEAAAKVAQANEVPFIDTQRAYRDRAEKGKIEIDKLLLDGMHPNDEGHRLVAGLLRERVLAMEKETPIGVQPGAVWKASGETVEIAPQCTDISLDAPGDTVLLGCGLTKLSDGSMMAVYSTPSSYYAKAGQTWIAARVTKDGGKTWSVEREIARNADCQASHPSVLRTNDGTVHIFYLAFKTWKWKDLNPTPEAQSDVYTARSTDDGKTWSTPQPIFDGYSGATNGAIETKDGKIMVPYSHYVNDPGRLVSRVSISSDGGKTWTLGTPIDIGGAGDHEGALEPSLLELKDGRVWMLIRTTRGQFWDSYSTDSGTTWTAAKAGSIEAPSAPGHMTRLSDDRIAMVWNQKAKNRRELYVATSSDEGSTWSPPVAVARGKSTTYPFVIEGAPGELWIGYHDVPKGWNFPRARHLKIQTPK, encoded by the coding sequence ATGGTCTGGACCGCAGCCGCCCTTGCATCCACGCTACTCGCGAATGCCATTCCCGCGGCTGAACCGGTCACGGTCGTGGCCTTTGGCGATTCCACCACGGCACCCCGTGGCAATCTCACGGTGTACTCCGCGATTCTTCAGGAGGAATTGCAGAATGTGACCATCATCAATGCCGGCATCGGAGGCAACACCACGGAGATGGCGCGGAAGCGGTTCGAAAAGGACGTGCTGGCGCACAAGCCGAAGCTGGTGATCCTGCAGTTTGGCATCAATGACTCCGCGGTGGACGTGTGGAAAACCCCACCCGCCACGGAGCCGCGCGTGAAGCTGGAGCGTTACACGGAGAACCTGGAGTACTTCGTAAAAACGCTAAAGAGCTCCGGCACCCGTGTGATTGTGATGGGTCCCAATCCCCTGCGCTGGACCGAGCTGCTCAAGAAAATGTACGGCAAGCCGCCCTATGACCCAGCCAGCCCGGATGGCTTCAACGGACTGCTCGTGAAATACAACGAGGCTGCGGCAAAGGTGGCCCAGGCGAACGAAGTGCCCTTCATCGACACGCAGCGCGCCTATCGCGACCGTGCAGAGAAGGGGAAGATCGAGATCGACAAACTGCTACTGGATGGCATGCACCCCAACGACGAAGGCCATCGCCTCGTGGCGGGTCTTCTCCGTGAGCGCGTCCTCGCCATGGAGAAGGAAACGCCGATTGGCGTTCAGCCCGGCGCTGTGTGGAAGGCCAGCGGTGAGACCGTGGAGATTGCTCCGCAGTGCACGGACATCTCGCTCGATGCGCCCGGCGACACCGTGCTGCTGGGTTGTGGCCTCACCAAGCTCAGCGATGGCTCCATGATGGCGGTGTACTCCACGCCCTCCAGCTACTACGCAAAGGCAGGCCAGACATGGATCGCCGCGCGCGTGACCAAGGACGGCGGCAAGACGTGGTCCGTAGAACGTGAGATTGCGCGGAATGCGGACTGTCAGGCATCGCATCCCTCAGTCCTGCGGACGAACGATGGAACCGTTCACATCTTCTATCTCGCCTTCAAAACGTGGAAGTGGAAGGACCTCAATCCGACCCCGGAAGCACAAAGCGATGTGTACACCGCGCGCAGCACGGATGACGGCAAGACGTGGAGTACGCCCCAACCCATCTTCGATGGCTACAGCGGCGCGACCAATGGCGCCATCGAGACCAAGGATGGAAAAATCATGGTCCCCTACTCGCACTATGTGAATGACCCGGGCAGACTCGTGAGCCGCGTGTCCATTTCCTCCGATGGCGGCAAGACCTGGACTCTCGGCACGCCGATTGATATCGGTGGCGCTGGCGACCACGAAGGCGCACTCGAACCCAGCCTGCTGGAACTCAAGGACGGCCGCGTGTGGATGCTCATCCGCACCACGCGTGGGCAGTTCTGGGATTCGTATTCGACGGACAGCGGCACCACCTGGACTGCGGCAAAGGCTGGCAGCATCGAGGCACCCTCCGCACCGGGACACATGACGCGCTTGAGCGATGACCGCATTGCCATGGTGTGGAACCAGAAGGCCAAGAATCGTCGCGAGCTGTACGTGGCCACCTCCTCAGATGAAGGCAGCACGTGGTCGCCTCCGGTCGCCGTAGCTCGTGGGAAAAGCACCACCTATCCCTTCGTGATCGAAGGCGCCCCTGGTGAGTTGTGGATTGGCTACCACGATGTGCCCAAGGGCTGGAACTTTCCCCGTGCGCGGCATCTGAAGATTCAGACGCCAAAGTAA